One window from the genome of Maridesulfovibrio ferrireducens encodes:
- a CDS encoding BCCT family transporter, producing the protein MDNQTNNNQLAPCPTGRKGVCKICFYGAFSLIIATCIPLLLYPKEGEQIINKLFKFVTVQMGWLYMLAAIGAFALILWFAFGPLSSKRLGDKIEYSTFSWIGMLFCAGVGAGIMFGGSIDWAYYMAYPMHGEPAGSWKAAEWGTAYGMFHWGPICWSIYAILAIPIGYSYYVKKVPILNISQACKGLLGNRVHGWPGKIIDILFMTGLVAGSATALGLGIPIVAAGVVSVTGLEHSFQLEFGILVFVTLIFSITSCLGLKKGLSKLSDLNVYIALGLMLFVFIAGPTVFLTDMAISSLGLMISEIVTMATWMDPIGNKGFTQDWTVFYYAWFVAYAPFMSLFIAKISRGRTVREVVLGPVIIASLGCGCFYLIFGNFGLYLQITGQLDAVSMVQHLKGATVIMAIADFLPFASLYKLVFSTVTAISMATTFDAVSFALAATTTTMLSPDEEPARWNRLFWAISLGIVPTGIMLIDGPLSVLQTASIVAGLPVLGIIFIGVTAFLKEYKSTGWVEAHCAPINK; encoded by the coding sequence ATGGATAATCAAACAAATAATAATCAACTTGCACCATGCCCCACCGGTAGAAAGGGCGTCTGTAAAATCTGCTTTTACGGAGCATTTTCCCTTATTATTGCCACCTGTATCCCCCTTCTCCTCTATCCGAAAGAAGGCGAGCAAATCATCAATAAACTTTTCAAATTTGTCACCGTGCAAATGGGCTGGCTATACATGCTCGCAGCTATAGGCGCGTTCGCTCTTATTCTCTGGTTCGCTTTCGGTCCCTTGAGTTCTAAACGACTCGGCGACAAAATCGAATATTCAACTTTTTCATGGATTGGAATGCTCTTCTGTGCCGGAGTCGGAGCGGGTATTATGTTCGGAGGGTCCATCGACTGGGCTTATTACATGGCCTACCCCATGCACGGCGAACCTGCCGGATCATGGAAGGCTGCGGAATGGGGTACTGCTTACGGCATGTTTCACTGGGGACCAATCTGCTGGTCCATTTACGCTATCCTTGCCATTCCCATCGGCTATAGCTACTACGTAAAAAAAGTTCCCATCCTGAACATTTCCCAAGCATGTAAGGGTCTTCTGGGAAACCGTGTTCACGGCTGGCCCGGCAAAATTATTGATATATTATTCATGACCGGACTTGTGGCCGGTTCCGCTACTGCGCTTGGACTGGGTATCCCGATTGTTGCGGCAGGAGTCGTCTCGGTTACCGGACTGGAACACTCCTTTCAATTGGAATTCGGCATCCTTGTTTTCGTAACTCTCATATTCTCGATTACTTCCTGTCTGGGACTTAAAAAAGGTCTCAGCAAGCTTTCTGACCTTAATGTCTACATAGCGTTAGGACTGATGCTTTTCGTATTTATTGCCGGCCCCACTGTGTTTCTAACCGACATGGCAATTTCATCACTGGGGCTGATGATTTCCGAGATCGTGACCATGGCAACATGGATGGACCCGATCGGAAACAAAGGATTCACTCAGGACTGGACCGTTTTCTACTACGCATGGTTTGTGGCCTACGCCCCGTTTATGAGTCTGTTTATCGCTAAAATATCACGAGGACGCACAGTCCGCGAAGTGGTCCTCGGCCCAGTTATCATTGCATCCCTCGGTTGCGGATGTTTCTATCTCATCTTCGGAAACTTCGGATTATATCTGCAAATAACCGGACAACTTGATGCGGTCAGCATGGTCCAACACCTGAAAGGCGCTACCGTCATCATGGCTATTGCCGATTTCCTTCCCTTTGCTTCATTATATAAGCTGGTATTCTCCACAGTCACGGCTATCTCCATGGCCACAACATTCGATGCTGTTTCTTTTGCATTAGCAGCAACCACAACAACTATGCTTTCCCCCGATGAGGAACCTGCCCGCTGGAACCGCCTCTTCTGGGCTATTTCATTGGGAATCGTCCCCACTGGAATCATGCTTATTGACGGGCCTCTTTCAGTATTACAGACCGCATCAATAGTCGCGGGACTGCCTGTGCTGGGGATCATTTTCATCGGAGTAACGGCTTTCCTGAAAGAATACAAAAGCACCGGATGGGTTGAAGCCCACTGTGCACCTATCAATAAATAA